A single window of Solanum dulcamara chromosome 5, daSolDulc1.2, whole genome shotgun sequence DNA harbors:
- the LOC129889580 gene encoding disease resistance protein RGA2 yields MITFGFENEFENLSSRFSTIQAVLEDAQKQQLKDQAIKNWLQKLNAAAYKVDDILDECKYEAARLKQYRLGRRHPKAIAFRHKIGKRMKEMMEKLDAIAKERRDFHLQEKIIEGQTATRETGFVLTESQVYGRDKEEDEIVKILINNISDAQELSVLPILGMGELGKTTLAQMVFNDQRVTEHFHPKIWICVSEDFDVKKLIKAIVESIEGRPLLGDMDLAPFQKKLQDLLNGKRYFLVLDDVWNEEPDKWANLREVLKVGASGASVLTTTRLEKVGSIMGTLQSYELSNLSQEDCWLLFMQRAFGHQEEINLTNGFFLEKLFLRAKRRPRALFHRFSTNSRAKDQEQAE; encoded by the exons atgattacttTCGGTTTTGAAAATGAGTTTGAAAATCTTTCGAGCAGGTTTTCTACAATCCAAGCGGTGCTTGAAGATGCTCAGAAGCAGCAACTCAAGGACCAGGCAATTAAAAACTGGTTACAGAAACTCAATGCTGCTGCGTATAAAGTTGACGACATATTGGATGAATGTAAATATGAGGCAGCAAGACTCAAGCAGTATCGGCTAGGACGTCGTCATCCAAAGGCTATCGCTTTCCGTCACAAGATTGGGAAAAGGATGAAAGAGATGATGGAGAAACTAGATGCAATTGCTAAGGAAAGAAGGGATTTTCATTTGCAAGAAAAGATTATAGAGGGACAAACTGCTACACGGGAAACAG GTTTTGTTTTAACTGAATCACAAGTTTATGGAAGGGACAAAGAGGAAGATGAGATAGTGAAAATCCTGATAAACAATATTAGTGATGCCCAAGAACTTTCAGTCCTCCCAATACTTGGAATGGGGGAGCTAGGAAAGACGACTCTTGCCCAAATGGTCTTCAATGATCAGAGAGTAACTGAGCATTTCCATCCCAAAATATGGATTTGTGTCTCGGAAGATTTTGATGTGAAGAAGTTGATAAAGGCAATTGTAGAATCTATTGAAGGAAGGCCACTACTTGGTGACATGGACTTGGCTCCATTTCAAAAGAAGCTTCAGGATTTGTTGAATGGAAAAAGATACTTTCTTGTTCTGGATGATGTTTGGAATGAAGAACCAGATAAGTGGGCTAATTTAAGAGAAGTCTTGAAGGTTGGAGCAAGTGGTGCTTCTGTTCTAACCACTACTCGTCTTGAAAAGGTTGGATCAATTATGGGAACTTTGCAATCATATGAATTGTCAAATCTGTCTCAAGAAGATTGTTGGTTGTTGTTCATGCAACGTGCATTTGGGCACCAAGAAGAAATAAATCTCACAAATggtttttttctagaaaaactGTTCTTAAGAGCTAAAAGGCGACCCAGGGCACTTTTCCATCGATTTTCCACGAATTCTCGTGCTAAAG atcaagaacaagCCGAATGA
- the LOC129889579 gene encoding putative disease resistance protein RGA3 isoform X1 yields the protein METYFKMHDLATSMFSASASSSSVPQINVKDDEDMMLIVKDYKDMMSIGFSKVVSSYSPSLFKRFVSLRVLNLSNSEFKQLSSSIGDLVHLRYLDLSGNKICSLPKRLCKLQNLQTLDLYNYQSLSCLPKQTSKLGSLQNLVLDHCPLTSMPPRIGLLTCLKTLSYFLVGERKGYQLGELRNLNLRGAISIIRLERVKNNTEAKEANLSAKAKLHSLSMSWEGPHRNESEVKVLEALKPHPNLKYLEIIGFSGFCLPDWMNHSVLINVVSILINSCENCSRLPPFGELPCLESLELQDGSVEVEYVEDYVIHSGFPPKGRFPSLRKLHIGGFCNLKGLLRTEEEEQFPMLDEMKISDCPMFVFPTLSSVKKLEIWGEADARGLNSISNLSTLTSLKIFSNHKVTSLLEEMFKSLENLKYLSVSYLENLKELPTSLASLNDLKSLNIRYCYALESLPEEGLEGLTSLTELFVEHCNMLNFLPQALQHLTALTSLRVIGCPEVAKRCERGIGEDWHKIAHIPNVYIG from the coding sequence ATGGAAACTTATTTCAAGATGCATGATTTGGCTACATCTATGTTTTCAGCAAGTGCATCAAGCAGCAGTGTCCCCCAAATAAATGTAAAAGATGATGAAGATATGATGCTCATTGTAAAAGATTATAAAGATATGATGTCCATTGGTTTCTCCAAAGTGGTGTCTTCTTACTCTCCTTCGCTCTTTAAAAGATTTGTCTCGTTAAGAGTGCTTAATCTAAGTAACTCAGAATTTAAACAGTTATCGTCTTCCATTGGAGATCTAGTACATTTAAGATACCTGGACCTGTCTGGCAATAAAATTTGTAGTCTTCCAAAGAGGTTGTGCAAGCTTCAAAATCTGCAGACTCTTGATCTATATAATTATCAGTCGCTTTCTTGCTTGCCAAAACAAACAAGTAAGCTTGGTAGTCTCCAAAATCTTGTACTTGATCACTGTCCATTGACTTCTATGCCACCGAGAATAGGATTGTTGACATGCCTTAAGACACTAAGTTACTTTCTTGTGGGCGAGAGGAAAGGTTATCAACTTGGTGAACTACGAAACTTAAACCTCCGTGGTGCAATTTCAATCATCCGCCTTGAAAGAGTGAAGAACAATACGGAGGCAAAAGAAGCCAATTTATCTGCAAAAGCAAAGCTGCACTCTTTAAGCATGAGTTGGGAAGGACCACACAGAAATGAATCAGAAGTTAAAGTGCTTGAAGCCCTCAAACCACATCCCAATCTGAAATATTTAGAAATCATTGGCTTCAGTGGATTCTGTCTCCCAGACTGGATGAATCACTCAGTTTTGATAAATGTTGTCTCTATTCTAATAAACAGTTGCGAAAACTGCTCGCGCTTACCACCCTTTGGTGAGCTGCCTTGTCTAGAAAGTCTAGAGTTACAAGACGGGTCTGTGGAGGTGGAGTATGTTGAGGATTATGTTATTCATTCTGGATTCCCTCCAAAAGGAAGGTTTCCATCCCTGAGAAAACTTCATATTGGTGGCTTTTGTAATCTGAAAGGATTGCTGAGAACGGAAGAAGAAGAGCAATTCCCCATGCTTGACGAGATGAAGATTTCGGATTGCCCTATGTTTGTTTTTCCAACCCTTTCTTCTGTCaagaaattagaaatttggGGGGAGGCAGATGCAAGAGGTTTGAACTCCATATCTAATCTTAGCACTCTTACATCCCTCAAGATTTTCAGTAACCACAAAGTGACTTCACTGCTAGAAGAGATGTTCAAAAGCCTTGAAAATCTCAAATACTTGAGTGTCTCTTACTTAGAGAATCTCAAAGAGCTGCCTACCAGCCTGGCTAGCCTCAATGATTTGAAAAGTCTGAATATTCGTTATTGTTATGCACTAGAGAGTCTCCCCGAGGAAGGACTGGAAGGTTTAACTTCACTCACTGAGTTATTTGTTGAACACTGTAACATGCTAAACTTTTTACCCCAGGCATTGCAGCACCTAACAGCCCTCACAAGTTTAAGAGTTATTGGTTGTCCAGAAGTGGCAAAGCGGTGTGAGAGGGGAATTGGAGAAGACTGGCACAAAATTGCTCACATACCAAATGTGTATATTGGTTAG
- the LOC129889579 gene encoding putative disease resistance protein RGA3 isoform X2 yields MMLIVKDYKDMMSIGFSKVVSSYSPSLFKRFVSLRVLNLSNSEFKQLSSSIGDLVHLRYLDLSGNKICSLPKRLCKLQNLQTLDLYNYQSLSCLPKQTSKLGSLQNLVLDHCPLTSMPPRIGLLTCLKTLSYFLVGERKGYQLGELRNLNLRGAISIIRLERVKNNTEAKEANLSAKAKLHSLSMSWEGPHRNESEVKVLEALKPHPNLKYLEIIGFSGFCLPDWMNHSVLINVVSILINSCENCSRLPPFGELPCLESLELQDGSVEVEYVEDYVIHSGFPPKGRFPSLRKLHIGGFCNLKGLLRTEEEEQFPMLDEMKISDCPMFVFPTLSSVKKLEIWGEADARGLNSISNLSTLTSLKIFSNHKVTSLLEEMFKSLENLKYLSVSYLENLKELPTSLASLNDLKSLNIRYCYALESLPEEGLEGLTSLTELFVEHCNMLNFLPQALQHLTALTSLRVIGCPEVAKRCERGIGEDWHKIAHIPNVYIG; encoded by the coding sequence ATGATGCTCATTGTAAAAGATTATAAAGATATGATGTCCATTGGTTTCTCCAAAGTGGTGTCTTCTTACTCTCCTTCGCTCTTTAAAAGATTTGTCTCGTTAAGAGTGCTTAATCTAAGTAACTCAGAATTTAAACAGTTATCGTCTTCCATTGGAGATCTAGTACATTTAAGATACCTGGACCTGTCTGGCAATAAAATTTGTAGTCTTCCAAAGAGGTTGTGCAAGCTTCAAAATCTGCAGACTCTTGATCTATATAATTATCAGTCGCTTTCTTGCTTGCCAAAACAAACAAGTAAGCTTGGTAGTCTCCAAAATCTTGTACTTGATCACTGTCCATTGACTTCTATGCCACCGAGAATAGGATTGTTGACATGCCTTAAGACACTAAGTTACTTTCTTGTGGGCGAGAGGAAAGGTTATCAACTTGGTGAACTACGAAACTTAAACCTCCGTGGTGCAATTTCAATCATCCGCCTTGAAAGAGTGAAGAACAATACGGAGGCAAAAGAAGCCAATTTATCTGCAAAAGCAAAGCTGCACTCTTTAAGCATGAGTTGGGAAGGACCACACAGAAATGAATCAGAAGTTAAAGTGCTTGAAGCCCTCAAACCACATCCCAATCTGAAATATTTAGAAATCATTGGCTTCAGTGGATTCTGTCTCCCAGACTGGATGAATCACTCAGTTTTGATAAATGTTGTCTCTATTCTAATAAACAGTTGCGAAAACTGCTCGCGCTTACCACCCTTTGGTGAGCTGCCTTGTCTAGAAAGTCTAGAGTTACAAGACGGGTCTGTGGAGGTGGAGTATGTTGAGGATTATGTTATTCATTCTGGATTCCCTCCAAAAGGAAGGTTTCCATCCCTGAGAAAACTTCATATTGGTGGCTTTTGTAATCTGAAAGGATTGCTGAGAACGGAAGAAGAAGAGCAATTCCCCATGCTTGACGAGATGAAGATTTCGGATTGCCCTATGTTTGTTTTTCCAACCCTTTCTTCTGTCaagaaattagaaatttggGGGGAGGCAGATGCAAGAGGTTTGAACTCCATATCTAATCTTAGCACTCTTACATCCCTCAAGATTTTCAGTAACCACAAAGTGACTTCACTGCTAGAAGAGATGTTCAAAAGCCTTGAAAATCTCAAATACTTGAGTGTCTCTTACTTAGAGAATCTCAAAGAGCTGCCTACCAGCCTGGCTAGCCTCAATGATTTGAAAAGTCTGAATATTCGTTATTGTTATGCACTAGAGAGTCTCCCCGAGGAAGGACTGGAAGGTTTAACTTCACTCACTGAGTTATTTGTTGAACACTGTAACATGCTAAACTTTTTACCCCAGGCATTGCAGCACCTAACAGCCCTCACAAGTTTAAGAGTTATTGGTTGTCCAGAAGTGGCAAAGCGGTGTGAGAGGGGAATTGGAGAAGACTGGCACAAAATTGCTCACATACCAAATGTGTATATTGGTTAG
- the LOC129889583 gene encoding putative disease resistance protein RGA1 isoform X1, with protein sequence MAEAFIQVVLDNLTSFLKGELVLLFGFENEFQRLSSIFSTIQAVLEDAQEKQLKDKPLENWLHKLNAATYEVDDILDEYKTKATRFLQSEYGRYHPKAIPFRHKVGKRMDQVMKKLDAIAEERKKFHLQEKIIERQAARRETGSILTEQQVYGRGKEEDEVVKILINNVSDTQELSVLPILGMGGLGKTTLAQMVFNNQRVTEHFKLKIWVCVSDDFDEKRLIKAIVESIEGKALGDMDLAPLQKKLQKLLNGKRYLLVLDDVWNEDQEKWANLRAVLKVGASGASVLTTTRLEKVGSIMGTLQSYELSNLSQEDCWWLFMQRAFGHQTETNPELMAIGKEIVKKCGGVPLAAKTLGGLLRFKREESEWKHVRDSEIWNLPQDENSVLPSLKLSYHHLPLDLRQCFAYCAVFPKDTEMEKGYLITLWMAHGFLLSKGNMELEDVGNEVWKELYLRSFFQEIEVKSGKTYFKIHDLIHDLATSLFSASASSSNIREINVKDYSHKMSIGFAEWVPSYSPSLLKKFVSLRVLNLNHSNLEQLPSSIGDLIHLRYLNLSGIFMRSLPKQLCKLQNLQTLDLRNCQSLSCLPKQTSKLGSLRNLLIVHCYQLTCMPPRIGSLTCLKTLDRFVVGRRKGSQLGELRNLNLYGSISIKHLERVKNDMDAKEANLSAKANLHSLSLSWDEPHRYNEALKPRRYESEEVKVLQALKPHPNILKFLEISGFIGFRLPDWINHSVLENVVSITIDGCKNCSCLPAFGELPCLESLTLYEGSMEVEYIEEDDVYSGRIRFPSLRKLSIADFLNLKGLVKKEGEEQFPMLEEMSISWCPMFVFPTHSSVKKLNVWGDATGLSSISNLSTLTKLCIRNNLDASLPEEMFKSLTNLEYLEISNIPNIKELPASLASLNALKYLEIQHCESLESLPEEGVKGLTSLTTLTINNCKMLKCLPDGLQHLTALTSLTIRECPEVEKRCEKGIGEDWHKIAHIPNLYIE encoded by the exons ATGGCTGAAGCTTTCATTCAAGTTGTGCTAGACAATCTCACTTCTTTCCTTAAAGGGGAACTTGTATTGCTTTTCGGTTTTGAAAATGAGTTCCAAAGGCTTTCAAGCATCTTCTCCACAATCCAAGCCGTCCTTGAAGATGCTCAGGAGAAGCAACTCAAGGACAAGCCACTAGAAAATTGGTTGCACAAACTCAATGCTGCTACATATGAAGTGGATGACATCTTGGATGAATATAAAACTAAGGCCACACGATTCTTGCAGTCTGAATATGGTCGTTATCATCCGAAAGCTATCCCGTTCCGTCATAAGGTCGGGAAAAGGATGGACCAAGTGATGAAAAAACTAGATGCAATTGCTGAGGAAAGAAAGAAGTTTCATTTGCAAGAAAAGATTATAGAGAGACAAGCTGCTAGACGAGAAACAG GTTCTATATTAACTGAACAACAAGTTTATGGAAGGGGCAAAGAAGAAGATGAGGTAGTGAAAATCCTGATAAACAATGTTAGTGATACCCAAGAACTTTCCGTCCTCCCAATACTTGGTATGGGGGGACTAGGAAAGACAACACTTGCCCAAATGGTCTTCAATAATCAGAGAGTGACAGAGCATTTCAAGCTAAAGATATGGGTTTGTGTCTCAGATGATTTTGATGAGAAGAGGTTGATTAAGGCAATTGTAGAATCTATTGAAGGAAAGGCCCTGGGTGACATGGACTTGGCTCCACTTCAAAAGAAACTTCAGAAGTTGTTGAACGGCAAAAGATACTTGCTTGTCTTAGATGATGTTTGGAATGAAGATCAAGAGAAGTGGGCTAATTTAAGAGCAGTATTGAAGGTTGGAGCAAGTGGTGCTTCTGTTCTAACCACTACTCGTCTTGAAAAGGTTGGATCAATTATGGGAACTTTGCAATCATATGAATTGTCAAATCTGTCTCAAGAAGATTGTTGGTGGTTGTTCATGCAACGTGCATTTGGGCACCAAACGGAAACAAATCCTGAACTTATGGCAATTGGAAAGGAGATTGTGAAGAAATGTGGGGGTGTGCCTCTAGCAGCCAAGACTCTTGGAGGTCTTTTACGCTTCAAGAGGGAAGAAAGTGAATGGAAACATGTGAGAGATAGTGAGATTTGGAATTTACCTCAAGATGAAAATTCTGTTTTGCCTTCTCTGAAGCTGAGTTATCATCATCTTCCACTTGATTTGAGACAATGTTTTGCATATTGCGCGGTATTTCCAAAGGACACCGAAATGGAAAAGGGATATCTCATCACTCTCTGGATGGCACACGGTTTTCTTTTATCAAAAGGAAACATGGAGCTAGAGGATGTGGGTAATGAAGTATGGAAAGAATTATACTTGAGGTCTTTCTTCCAAGAGATTGAAGTTAAATCTGGTAAAACTTATTTCAAGATACATGATCTCATCCATGATTTGGCTACATCTCTGTTTTCAGCAAGCGCATCAAGCAGCAATATCCGCGAAATAAATGTAAAAGATTACTCACATAAAATGTCCATTGGTTTCGCTGAATGGGTGCCTTCTTACTCTCCTTCACTCTTGAAAAAGTTTGTCTCTTTAAGAGTGCTTAATTTAAATCACTCAAACCTTGAGCAGTTACCATCTTCCATTGGAGATCTTATACATTTAAGATACTTGAACCTGTCTGGCATTTTTATGCGTAGTCTTCCAAAGCAATTATGCAAGCTTCAAAATCTGCAGACTCTTGATCTACGTAATTGCCAGTCACTTTCTTGTTTGCCAAAACAAACAAGTAAACTTGGTAGTCTCCGAAATCTTTTAATTGTTCATTGTTATCAATTGACTTGTATGCCACCAAGGATTGGATCCTTGACATGCCTTAAGACTCTAGATCGCTTTGTTGTGGGAAGGAGGAAAGGTTCTCAACTTGGTGAACTACGAAATCTGAATCTTTATGGCTCAATTTCAATCAAACACCTTGAGAGAGTGAAGAATGATATGGATGCAAAAGAAGCCAATTTATCTGCCAAAGCAAATCTGCACTCTTTAAGCTTGAGTTGGGATGAACCACATAGATATAATGAAGCCCTCAAACCACGTAGATATGAATCAGAAGAAGTTAAAGTGCTTCAAGCCCTCAAACCACACCCCAATATTCTGAAATTTTTAGAGATCAGTGGCTTCATAGGATTCCGTCTCCCAGACTGGATTAATCACTCAGTTTTGGAAAATGTCGTATCTATTACAATTGATGGTTGCAAAAACTGCTCGTGCTTACCAGCCTTTGGTGAGCTGCCTTGTCTAGAAAGTCTAACTTTATACGAGGGGTCTATGGAGGTGGAGTATATTGAAGAGGATGATGTTTATTCTGGAAGAATAAGGTTTCCATCTCTGAGAAAACTTTCTATAGCCGATTTTTTAAATCTGAAAGGATTGGTGAAAAAGGAAGGAGAAGAGCAGTTCCCTATGCTTGAAGAGATGAGTATTTCCTGGTGCCCTATGTTTGTTTTTCCGACCCATTCTTCTGTCAAGAAATTGAATGTTTGGGGGGATGCAACAGGTTTGAGCTCCATATCTAATCTTAGCACTCTTACGAAACTCTGCATTAGGAATAACTTGGACGCTTCACTCCCAGAAGAGATGTTCAAAAGCCTTACAAATCTCGAATACTTGGAAATCTCTAATATCCCGAATATCAAAGAGCTTCCAGCCAGCCTGGCTAGTCTCAATGCTTTGAAGTATCTGGAAATTCAACATTGTGAGTCATTAGAGAGTCTCCCCGAGGAAGGGGTGAAAGGTTTAACTTCACTCACGACGTTGACTATTAATAACTGTAAGATGCTAAAATGTTTACCCGACGGATTGCAGCACCTAACAGCCCTCACAAGTTTAACAATTAGGGAATGTCCAGAAGTGGAAAAGCGGTGTGAGAAGGGAATAGGAGAAGACTGGCACAAAATTGCTCACATTCCTAATCTGTATATAGAGTGA
- the LOC129889583 gene encoding putative disease resistance protein RGA3 isoform X2 yields the protein MIEKIALSTTAYTKNIASKVPLLPNFPLDTSWANSPSDPIHCMCTCFPAQESLCPIPGLNYFRWHMGSILTEQQVYGRGKEEDEVVKILINNVSDTQELSVLPILGMGGLGKTTLAQMVFNNQRVTEHFKLKIWVCVSDDFDEKRLIKAIVESIEGKALGDMDLAPLQKKLQKLLNGKRYLLVLDDVWNEDQEKWANLRAVLKVGASGASVLTTTRLEKVGSIMGTLQSYELSNLSQEDCWWLFMQRAFGHQTETNPELMAIGKEIVKKCGGVPLAAKTLGGLLRFKREESEWKHVRDSEIWNLPQDENSVLPSLKLSYHHLPLDLRQCFAYCAVFPKDTEMEKGYLITLWMAHGFLLSKGNMELEDVGNEVWKELYLRSFFQEIEVKSGKTYFKIHDLIHDLATSLFSASASSSNIREINVKDYSHKMSIGFAEWVPSYSPSLLKKFVSLRVLNLNHSNLEQLPSSIGDLIHLRYLNLSGIFMRSLPKQLCKLQNLQTLDLRNCQSLSCLPKQTSKLGSLRNLLIVHCYQLTCMPPRIGSLTCLKTLDRFVVGRRKGSQLGELRNLNLYGSISIKHLERVKNDMDAKEANLSAKANLHSLSLSWDEPHRYNEALKPRRYESEEVKVLQALKPHPNILKFLEISGFIGFRLPDWINHSVLENVVSITIDGCKNCSCLPAFGELPCLESLTLYEGSMEVEYIEEDDVYSGRIRFPSLRKLSIADFLNLKGLVKKEGEEQFPMLEEMSISWCPMFVFPTHSSVKKLNVWGDATGLSSISNLSTLTKLCIRNNLDASLPEEMFKSLTNLEYLEISNIPNIKELPASLASLNALKYLEIQHCESLESLPEEGVKGLTSLTTLTINNCKMLKCLPDGLQHLTALTSLTIRECPEVEKRCEKGIGEDWHKIAHIPNLYIE from the exons ATGATAGAGAAAATAGCATTGAGTACAACTGCTTACACCAAAAACATAGCATCTAAGGTTCCTCTCCTTCCAAATTTTCCACTAGACACTAGCTGGGCCAATTCTCCATCTGATCCTATACATTGCATGTGTACCTGCTTCCCAGCTCAGGAGAGCCTATGTCCTATCCCAGGCTTAAACTATTTCCGATGGCACAtgg GTTCTATATTAACTGAACAACAAGTTTATGGAAGGGGCAAAGAAGAAGATGAGGTAGTGAAAATCCTGATAAACAATGTTAGTGATACCCAAGAACTTTCCGTCCTCCCAATACTTGGTATGGGGGGACTAGGAAAGACAACACTTGCCCAAATGGTCTTCAATAATCAGAGAGTGACAGAGCATTTCAAGCTAAAGATATGGGTTTGTGTCTCAGATGATTTTGATGAGAAGAGGTTGATTAAGGCAATTGTAGAATCTATTGAAGGAAAGGCCCTGGGTGACATGGACTTGGCTCCACTTCAAAAGAAACTTCAGAAGTTGTTGAACGGCAAAAGATACTTGCTTGTCTTAGATGATGTTTGGAATGAAGATCAAGAGAAGTGGGCTAATTTAAGAGCAGTATTGAAGGTTGGAGCAAGTGGTGCTTCTGTTCTAACCACTACTCGTCTTGAAAAGGTTGGATCAATTATGGGAACTTTGCAATCATATGAATTGTCAAATCTGTCTCAAGAAGATTGTTGGTGGTTGTTCATGCAACGTGCATTTGGGCACCAAACGGAAACAAATCCTGAACTTATGGCAATTGGAAAGGAGATTGTGAAGAAATGTGGGGGTGTGCCTCTAGCAGCCAAGACTCTTGGAGGTCTTTTACGCTTCAAGAGGGAAGAAAGTGAATGGAAACATGTGAGAGATAGTGAGATTTGGAATTTACCTCAAGATGAAAATTCTGTTTTGCCTTCTCTGAAGCTGAGTTATCATCATCTTCCACTTGATTTGAGACAATGTTTTGCATATTGCGCGGTATTTCCAAAGGACACCGAAATGGAAAAGGGATATCTCATCACTCTCTGGATGGCACACGGTTTTCTTTTATCAAAAGGAAACATGGAGCTAGAGGATGTGGGTAATGAAGTATGGAAAGAATTATACTTGAGGTCTTTCTTCCAAGAGATTGAAGTTAAATCTGGTAAAACTTATTTCAAGATACATGATCTCATCCATGATTTGGCTACATCTCTGTTTTCAGCAAGCGCATCAAGCAGCAATATCCGCGAAATAAATGTAAAAGATTACTCACATAAAATGTCCATTGGTTTCGCTGAATGGGTGCCTTCTTACTCTCCTTCACTCTTGAAAAAGTTTGTCTCTTTAAGAGTGCTTAATTTAAATCACTCAAACCTTGAGCAGTTACCATCTTCCATTGGAGATCTTATACATTTAAGATACTTGAACCTGTCTGGCATTTTTATGCGTAGTCTTCCAAAGCAATTATGCAAGCTTCAAAATCTGCAGACTCTTGATCTACGTAATTGCCAGTCACTTTCTTGTTTGCCAAAACAAACAAGTAAACTTGGTAGTCTCCGAAATCTTTTAATTGTTCATTGTTATCAATTGACTTGTATGCCACCAAGGATTGGATCCTTGACATGCCTTAAGACTCTAGATCGCTTTGTTGTGGGAAGGAGGAAAGGTTCTCAACTTGGTGAACTACGAAATCTGAATCTTTATGGCTCAATTTCAATCAAACACCTTGAGAGAGTGAAGAATGATATGGATGCAAAAGAAGCCAATTTATCTGCCAAAGCAAATCTGCACTCTTTAAGCTTGAGTTGGGATGAACCACATAGATATAATGAAGCCCTCAAACCACGTAGATATGAATCAGAAGAAGTTAAAGTGCTTCAAGCCCTCAAACCACACCCCAATATTCTGAAATTTTTAGAGATCAGTGGCTTCATAGGATTCCGTCTCCCAGACTGGATTAATCACTCAGTTTTGGAAAATGTCGTATCTATTACAATTGATGGTTGCAAAAACTGCTCGTGCTTACCAGCCTTTGGTGAGCTGCCTTGTCTAGAAAGTCTAACTTTATACGAGGGGTCTATGGAGGTGGAGTATATTGAAGAGGATGATGTTTATTCTGGAAGAATAAGGTTTCCATCTCTGAGAAAACTTTCTATAGCCGATTTTTTAAATCTGAAAGGATTGGTGAAAAAGGAAGGAGAAGAGCAGTTCCCTATGCTTGAAGAGATGAGTATTTCCTGGTGCCCTATGTTTGTTTTTCCGACCCATTCTTCTGTCAAGAAATTGAATGTTTGGGGGGATGCAACAGGTTTGAGCTCCATATCTAATCTTAGCACTCTTACGAAACTCTGCATTAGGAATAACTTGGACGCTTCACTCCCAGAAGAGATGTTCAAAAGCCTTACAAATCTCGAATACTTGGAAATCTCTAATATCCCGAATATCAAAGAGCTTCCAGCCAGCCTGGCTAGTCTCAATGCTTTGAAGTATCTGGAAATTCAACATTGTGAGTCATTAGAGAGTCTCCCCGAGGAAGGGGTGAAAGGTTTAACTTCACTCACGACGTTGACTATTAATAACTGTAAGATGCTAAAATGTTTACCCGACGGATTGCAGCACCTAACAGCCCTCACAAGTTTAACAATTAGGGAATGTCCAGAAGTGGAAAAGCGGTGTGAGAAGGGAATAGGAGAAGACTGGCACAAAATTGCTCACATTCCTAATCTGTATATAGAGTGA